In Anaerotignum faecicola, the following are encoded in one genomic region:
- a CDS encoding enoyl-CoA hydratase-related protein: MKLAELKETLNNLIVEMDGAIAVVTINRPKALNALNAETLEEIKKTMECIGEDEAVKGVIITGAGEKSFVAGADISQFVPLDAIGGRKCAELGQAACSSIEKLEKPVIAAVNGYALGGGNEISMACDIRIASTKAVFGQPEVNLGIMPCFGGTQRLTRLVGYGYAKEMIFTARQVKADEALRIGLVNKVVEPEELMSAAKEMMNTILSKAPIAIAMCKVAINRGKEMDLDDALELERDVTGLLFSTADKTEGVDAFLNKRKAEFTGK; the protein is encoded by the coding sequence ATGAAATTAGCAGAACTTAAAGAAACGCTTAACAACCTTATTGTTGAAATGGACGGTGCGATTGCCGTTGTTACAATCAACAGGCCTAAGGCTCTTAACGCTTTAAATGCGGAAACGCTTGAAGAAATTAAAAAAACTATGGAATGTATCGGAGAAGATGAGGCGGTAAAGGGCGTTATTATTACAGGAGCAGGTGAAAAATCATTTGTTGCAGGCGCCGACATTTCACAGTTTGTACCTCTTGACGCTATCGGCGGAAGGAAATGCGCTGAACTCGGTCAGGCTGCATGCTCTTCAATAGAAAAACTTGAAAAACCTGTTATTGCCGCTGTTAACGGATATGCGCTCGGCGGCGGAAACGAAATCTCAATGGCATGCGATATAAGGATAGCAAGCACAAAGGCAGTTTTCGGACAGCCTGAAGTTAACCTCGGCATTATGCCTTGCTTCGGTGGAACGCAGCGTTTGACAAGGCTTGTAGGATATGGATATGCAAAGGAAATGATTTTTACTGCAAGGCAGGTTAAGGCTGATGAAGCATTAAGGATTGGCCTTGTTAATAAAGTTGTGGAACCGGAAGAATTAATGTCGGCCGCAAAAGAAATGATGAATACTATCCTTTCAAAAGCTCCTATTGCTATTGCAATGTGCAAAGTAGCGATCAATAGAGGCAAAGAAATGGATTTAGACGACGCCCTTGAACTTGAAAGGGACGTTACAGGCCTCCTTTTCTCTACGGCAGATAAAACAGAAGGCGTAGACGCATTCCTTAACAAAAGGAAAGCTGAATTTACAGGAAAATAA
- the thiM gene encoding hydroxyethylthiazole kinase, producing MNKITENINNSLLKIEQTAPVVHHITNFVTINDCANVSTALGASPVMAYSHYECAQITEVSNALVLNTGTPDKMRFKAAVLSGKCANTNGIPIILDPVGAGAVAFRQNGIFDILKNVRPSVIKGNSAEIKTLAGLSNISNKCIDSAENQIDMEIVKELAAELKTVIAVTGQKDIITDGLRTVSISRGTNMFTRISGAGCMASSVIGAFLSVNKDPFNAAVQAIFLVDACGENAAEISRGPADFKVNFINALYLFRNTGTDEGGIVFEQG from the coding sequence ATGAATAAAATCACAGAAAATATTAATAACAGCCTGCTCAAAATCGAACAAACCGCCCCTGTCGTACACCACATAACAAACTTTGTAACAATAAACGACTGCGCGAACGTATCAACAGCATTAGGCGCTTCGCCCGTTATGGCATATAGCCACTATGAATGCGCGCAGATAACCGAAGTTTCAAACGCTCTTGTGCTGAACACAGGCACGCCGGACAAAATGCGTTTTAAGGCGGCTGTACTTTCAGGTAAATGCGCGAATACTAACGGCATACCGATAATACTGGACCCTGTAGGCGCCGGCGCCGTTGCCTTCCGTCAGAATGGAATTTTCGACATTCTAAAAAACGTCAGGCCTTCGGTTATAAAAGGGAATTCGGCAGAAATAAAAACTCTTGCAGGGCTTTCCAATATTTCCAATAAGTGTATTGATTCTGCCGAAAATCAAATTGATATGGAAATAGTAAAAGAATTGGCCGCCGAACTAAAAACCGTAATAGCCGTTACGGGACAAAAAGACATTATAACGGACGGTTTAAGGACAGTTTCCATAAGCCGCGGCACAAATATGTTCACCAGAATAAGCGGAGCGGGATGCATGGCTTCATCGGTAATCGGAGCTTTCCTTTCCGTCAACAAAGATCCGTTTAACGCCGCTGTACAAGCAATATTCCTTGTTGATGCATGCGGTGAAAATGCGGCGGAAATATCCCGCGGCCCCGCCGATTTCAAAGTCAACTTTATCAACGCATTATATTTATTTAGGAATACAGGAACGGACGAGGGAGGCATAGTTTTTGAACAGGGATAA
- a CDS encoding N-acetylmuramoyl-L-alanine amidase codes for MRFKKTAISLFTILIAAACCKNCIDFKTAETMMPLGHKTIVIDVGHGGFDPGKTGTNGKNEKDINLAIALKLQTYLEQAGAVVIISRITDEALGENKREDMRERKNIADSSNGDLLISIHQNAFTSPGAKGAQVFYYNGSSEGEALAKHIQESLKTYADPNNSRQIKANTDYYILRKPEMAAALVECGFLSNPAEESLLNSDEYQEKLAWAIYIGVTNYLTEKDTA; via the coding sequence TTGAGATTTAAAAAAACTGCCATAAGCCTGTTTACAATTTTAATAGCGGCGGCCTGCTGTAAAAACTGTATTGACTTTAAAACAGCGGAAACAATGATGCCCCTGGGTCATAAAACAATAGTAATCGACGTTGGACACGGCGGCTTTGATCCGGGCAAAACGGGCACAAACGGAAAAAATGAAAAAGATATAAACCTTGCAATAGCGCTGAAACTCCAAACATATCTTGAACAGGCAGGCGCTGTTGTAATAATAAGCCGCATAACAGACGAGGCATTGGGAGAAAACAAACGCGAAGACATGCGCGAAAGGAAAAACATCGCCGACTCCTCAAACGGCGACCTGCTTATAAGTATACACCAAAACGCTTTTACATCGCCCGGCGCGAAGGGAGCGCAAGTCTTTTACTACAACGGTTCATCCGAAGGCGAAGCATTGGCAAAACATATACAGGAAAGCCTGAAAACGTATGCGGACCCAAATAACAGCCGTCAGATTAAAGCCAATACAGATTATTACATACTCCGCAAACCTGAAATGGCAGCGGCGCTGGTTGAATGCGGTTTTCTGAGTAATCCTGCCGAAGAAAGCCTTTTAAACAGCGATGAATATCAAGAGAAACTTGCATGGGCAATATATATCGGCGTTACAAATTACCTTACTGAAAAAGACACGGCTTAA
- a CDS encoding LysR family transcriptional regulator, with amino-acid sequence MDNDIPLDLYKIFCIVVRTGNMSSAAKELFISQPAVSMSIRQLEERMGAPLLIRTTKGVHTTPEGGVLYEYLEQALALIKTAENKYMEMVNLKTGEIKIGASDTVISNLLMPYLEEYNVNNPHINIKVTNKTTYESLKLLKSGIVDICFVNLPIQKDSDLLVLPFKTIQDCLVGGSNYKELAKTGIELKSIDKYPLLLLEDLSNSRRFLNDFMQKNGVVLKPIIELGSSDLLLEFAKINLGLTFAIKEFTKGMIDNEQLFEIPVTPAIPKRSIGLVKLKNVALSHAAKSFADMFV; translated from the coding sequence ATGGATAACGACATACCTTTAGATTTGTACAAAATATTTTGTATTGTTGTCAGGACAGGCAACATGTCTTCTGCGGCTAAAGAACTTTTTATCTCCCAGCCGGCAGTCAGCATGTCGATACGCCAGCTTGAAGAACGCATGGGCGCGCCCCTTCTGATCCGTACAACAAAGGGCGTGCATACAACGCCTGAAGGCGGCGTATTGTATGAATATCTCGAACAGGCTTTAGCTCTTATTAAAACTGCCGAAAACAAATATATGGAAATGGTAAACTTAAAAACAGGCGAAATTAAAATCGGCGCAAGCGATACGGTTATTTCCAACCTGCTAATGCCATACCTTGAAGAGTATAACGTCAATAATCCGCATATAAACATCAAAGTCACAAACAAAACGACATATGAATCCCTTAAACTGCTAAAAAGCGGTATTGTCGATATATGCTTTGTAAACCTTCCTATACAAAAAGACTCGGATCTGCTTGTCCTTCCCTTTAAGACAATACAGGACTGTCTTGTTGGAGGTTCAAATTACAAGGAGCTTGCAAAAACAGGGATAGAGCTTAAATCAATAGACAAATATCCCCTCCTTCTTCTTGAAGATCTCAGCAACTCACGCCGATTCTTAAACGACTTTATGCAAAAAAACGGCGTTGTATTAAAGCCTATAATAGAGCTCGGTTCAAGCGATCTTCTTTTGGAGTTTGCCAAAATAAATCTCGGCCTTACTTTTGCAATAAAAGAATTCACAAAAGGCATGATTGACAACGAACAGCTTTTTGAAATCCCCGTAACTCCTGCAATCCCAAAACGCAGCATCGGCCTTGTGAAGCTAAAAAACGTAGCCCTTTCACATGCGGCAAAAAGCTTTGCCGATATGTTTGTTTAA
- the thiE gene encoding thiamine phosphate synthase, which yields MNRDNLKVYLVTDSHSLNGRDFFDVVEEAVKSGVTMVQLREKELNSADFLKKANKLKKITDKYNVPLIINDRVDIAFDCRAAGLHIGQKDISVRDGRRIMRRDRGQILGVTANTPELAVEAEKMGADYIGAGAVFQTSTKHNAEIISIETLSKITSSVSIPVVAIGGITAENACMLKGTGIAGVAVSSGIMNAYDIKGVVKTLKELVF from the coding sequence TTGAACAGGGATAATTTGAAAGTGTACCTTGTAACCGACAGCCATTCATTAAATGGGCGCGATTTTTTCGATGTTGTTGAAGAAGCGGTTAAAAGTGGAGTAACAATGGTTCAGCTGAGAGAAAAAGAATTAAACAGCGCCGATTTTTTAAAGAAAGCCAACAAGCTGAAAAAAATAACCGATAAATACAACGTCCCCCTGATAATCAACGACAGGGTTGACATAGCTTTTGACTGTAGGGCCGCCGGGCTGCACATAGGCCAAAAAGATATATCTGTGCGCGACGGCAGACGTATAATGCGCCGCGACCGCGGTCAAATTCTCGGCGTAACGGCAAATACTCCCGAACTTGCAGTCGAAGCGGAAAAAATGGGCGCCGACTATATAGGCGCGGGAGCAGTTTTTCAAACCTCAACAAAGCATAATGCAGAAATCATATCAATAGAAACCCTTTCAAAGATAACGTCAAGCGTTTCCATACCCGTTGTGGCAATCGGCGGCATTACGGCAGAAAACGCCTGCATGCTTAAAGGAACAGGCATAGCCGGGGTTGCCGTTTCAAGCGGTATAATGAACGCTTATGACATTAAAGGCGTTGTTAAAACATTAAAAGAACTTGTATTTTAA